TGGTCATTCCCTGACGGCGGCGGGATCCGCCCGGCGGTCATCGCCCCCGGCCGGATCCGGAGGCGCGGGGAGGCGGCCGACGGCGCAGGCGCCACAGCACGTCCGCCAGCGCGATGCCGGGTTCTATGGTGCCCGGGCGCCGCCGGTAGCGGACGCGGCACAGGACCGCCAGCAGGCGCGGGTCCATCTCCAGCGCGCCGTCCCTGCCGACCCAGATCAGGCGGCGGGCGGCGAGGGCGTCCGCGTGCTCGGACAGAAACTCCCCGACCTTCACCCACCGGATGAGGTGGGCCAGGCCGACCTCGCGCCCGTAGCGGTCCAGAAAGTACCGCCCCATTCCCCCGACCGGCAGCGCATAGGTCACCCGCCCGTGACGGTCCACCCGCGCGCGGCGGGCCGCCCGCCCCACGAGATCCTGCCAGTGCGCGAACGCCTGCACCAGGTCCGCCGGCCGCCACGGTACGGCACCCTCCGCGGCCAGGCGACGCCATCGGGACGTGGCCACCGCACACCTCCTCCGCCGCCCACGCAGGCGGCATCCCCTGATGGGTACGGAGCGGGCGGCGCAGGGTCCTGCGGGCAGGGGTCTTCCTGCGCGCGTCGAAATGTGACGCGGCTTTGTCGGCGTGTCATGCCACTTTGTGGAGAGACGGGAAATGGCCGATCCTGCCACCACGCTGGCCCATCTGAAGCGGGTGCCGCTGTTTGCCGCCCTGCCCCCGCAGGATCTGGAGTTCGTGGCCCGCTCGATGGTCGAGCGGGTCTACGAGCCGGGAGCGACCATCGTCCGCCAGGGTGAGCCCGGCATGGGCTTCTTCCTGATCGCCGAGGGCCGGGTGGAGGTCACCCGGGACGGGAAGCGACTGCGGGAGCTGGGACCGGGGGAGTTCTTCGGCGAGATGGCCCTGCTGGAAGAACGGGCTCGCACCGCCACCGTCACCGCCGCCTCGCGGACCCGCTGCCTGCAGCTGGTGCGGTGGGACTTCCGCGCCCTGCTGCGGGAGCACCCCGACCTGGCCATCCGGATCCTGGAGGTCGTGGTGCGACGGCTCCGCGAATCTCCGCCTCCCCCCGACGCGGACTAGACCGCCCCCGCATCCCGACGGCCCGATGAGGCTGACCTGCCCGCAGGACGATCACGTCCTGGTGTCCCAACCCGCCCCCCGGGGCGTCTACTGGCGCTGCCCGGCGTGCGGCGGGCGGGCGGTCGGCGTGGGCCTGTTGCGGCGCAGCGTCGCCCGGGAGGCGGTCACCCGGATCTGGACGGCCGCCCGGGAGTCCCCCCGCCGGCCGGGCCGCCGCTGTCCGTCCTGCCTGAGGTCCATGGCGGAGGTCCGGGCGGACGTCGGCCCCGCCGTGGATGTCTGTCTGTCCTGCCAGCTGGTCTGGTTTGACGCCCGCGAGTACGAGCAGATCCCACCGGCACCGGCGGCTGACGAGCAGCCCCTGCCGCCCGCCGCCCGGGAGGTCCTCGCCACCGCCCGGGCCGAGGCCGAGGCGGCGCGCCCGCCCCGGCAGTTCGGGTGGGACGCTCCGGAGCAGCTGTGGAAGTACCTGCCCGCCCTCCTGGGCATGCCGGTGGAGTACGACCGGCAGACGTTCCGCACCGTCCCCTGGATGACGTGGGTCCTGGTGGCGTTCATCACGGCGTTCAGCCTGCGGGCCATGGCCGACCTGGAGTACGCGGTGCGGCAGTTCGGCCTGATTCCCGCCCAGTGGTGGCGCCACGGGGGCCTGACGCTGCTCACGTCGTTCCTCCTGCACGGCGGCATCTTCCACCTGCTGGGCAACATGTACTTCCTGCTGGTGTTCGGAGACAACGTCGAGGACGTGCTGGGCAAGGTCCGCTACCTCGCCCTGATCCTGCTGGCCGCGGCGGCGGGGGACGCAGCCCACATCGCGCTGGACCCGCGGTCGGAGGTCCCCCTCATCGGCGCCAGCGGGGGGATCTCGGGGGTCATCGCCTTCTACGCGCTGCAGTTTCCGCGGGCCCGGCTGGGGGTGCTGTTCCGCATTTTCCTCATCTATTTCCGGTGGGTGCGGATGCCGGCCTACGCCTACGTGGGCGTCTGGATCCTGCTCCAGGTGGTGGGAGCGTACCTGCAGCTGACGGGGGCGACCAGCGTCTCGGCCCTCGCCCACCTGGGCGGCGTCCTGGTCGGCGCGGGCTTCTGGCTGGCCTACCGGAGAGGCTAAGGGCGGGAGTCCTCCCCGCCGGAGGCGCCGGCCACGGGGTGCACGGCCGGCGCGGCCGCCGGCGCCCGGCGGCGCACCACCAGGGTGAGGTCGTCCAGCAGCGTGTACACCACCGGGATCACGACCAGGGTGAGGACCGTGGACGTCGCCAGCCCGCCCAGCACCGCGATTCCCAGGGGGCGGCGCCACTCGGCGCCACTGATGCCCAGGCCCAGCGCCACCGGCAGGCCCCCCATCACCGACACCAGGGCCGTCATCAGGATGGGCCGCAGGCGCATCCGGGCGGCCTGCAGCAGCGCCTCCCGGCGGGGCACGCCCTGCCGGCGTTGCTGGGTCACGAACTCGATGAGCAAGATGGCGTTGTTGACCACGATGCCGGCCAGCATCACGATCCCCAGCAGCGACATGATGCTCACCGTGGTTCGGGTCAGCAGCAACATGGCCACGACTCCCACGCCGGCCAGGGGGACGCTGGCCATGATGGCCAGCGGGCTCAGCAGCGACTCGAACTGGGCGGCGATGGTCATGTAGACGAGCACTGTCCCCAGGGCAAGGGCAAACAGCATGTCGCCGAACGCCTCCCGCTGGAACTCGGCCTCGCCGCCGAAGCGCACCATGTAGCCCGGGGGCACCGTCACCCCCGTCAGGCGCGCCCGGATGTCGTCCACGACCGCGCCCAGCGGCCGGCCGTGCAGCGACGCCGTCACCGTCACCAGGCGCTGCCGGTTGAGCCGGTCGATGGACACGGGACCCCTCCGCAGTTCCAGGACCGCTACGTCCGACAGGCGCACCGGAGCGCCGCCCACCCGGCCCACGGCGATGGCGCCCAGGCGCGCCACGGACTCCCGGTCGGCGGGCTCGGAGCGCACGGTGATGTCGTACTCGGTGCCGTCCGCCCGGAACCGCGTGATCGAGGTGCCGGCGAGACTGGTGCGCAGCTGGGCGCCCACCTCGGCGGTGGACAGGCCGAACTGGGCCAGCCGGACCCGGTCCAGGACCACCAGCACTTCGGTCTTGCCCGGGCGCAGGGTGGTATCCACGTTGACGGTCCCGGGGGTGGAAGCCACGATCTCCCGGATGCGGTCCGCCAGCCGCTGCAGGACTTGCGGGTCCGGCCCGGTGACCTCGACCTGCACCGGCGCGGTGCCGCCGGTGACCCCCGGGGCACCCACCTTCATCTGCGCCGCGGGCACGTCGCGAATCCGCGCCCGCAGGTCGGCCATCACCTGGTCCACCGACCGACTGCGGCGGCTGCGGTCGATCAGGCTCACGAGGATCTGCGCTCGCTGGCTGCCCCCCTCGCTGACGCCGAGCACGGTATCGGCGCCGCCGACCACGGTGAACACGGACGCCACGTCCGGGATCTGGCGCAGACGGCGCTCGGCGGCTGCGGCGGCGCGGTCGGTCTGGCTCAGCGACGCTCCGGGGGGCATGGTGATATCCACCTGGAACTGGCCGGAGTCTCCGGAGGGCATGAACTCCTTGCCCACCAGAGGCGAGGCCACCACCAGAACGCTGACCGCGAACAGCGCGGCCGCCGCCGCCAGGACCTGCGCCCGGTGATCCAGGGCCCACGCCAGCAGGGTGCGGTAGCGATCCGCCAGGCGGCCGTAGGCCCGGTCCCACCACGCGAATGGCGCAGCCCACCGCGGCGTGCCCGCCCGGGAGGCCGGGCGCAGCCACCGGGCCGCCAGCATGGGGGTCAGGGTGAAGCCGATGAGAATGCTGAACAGGTTGGCGAATGCCACGGTGAGGCCGAACTGCCGGAAGAACTGTCCCACCAGCCCGCGCATGAAGGCGATGGGCAGAAAAACGGCCACGTTGGCCAGGTTGGATGCCATCACCGCCAGCTCGATCTCCCGGGCGCCGCGCCGGGCGGCCTCGGCGGGCGGGACTTCCTCCTCCAGATGGCGGGTGATGTTCTCGGTGACCACGATGGCATTGTCCACCATCAGGCCGATGGCAATGGCCAGCCCCAGCAGCGACAGGACGTTGAGGGAGAACCCCGCAAAGTACATGGGCAGGTAGGTGGCCACAATGGCGGCCGGCAGCGCCAGGGCAATGACGGCGGTGCTGCGCAGGTTGTGCAGGAACAGGAAGACCACGGCGGTGGCCAGCGCCGCGCCCAGCAGCAGGTTGCCCTGCACGTCGGCCACCGACTCCCGGATGAACACCGAGTCGTCCCGCGCCACGACCAGGGAGACCCCCGGTGGCAGGGCCGGCCTCAGCTCCTCCACCACCCGCCGCACGCCGTCGGCGACGGTCACGGTATTGGCGTCGGCCTGCGTGTACACGGCCAGCCCCACGCTCTCGCGGCCGTCCAGGCGCGTGAGGCGGTCGGGGTCCTTCACCGCATCCCGAATCTCCGCGACGTCTCCCAGGCGCACCGGGGAAGCCCCCGGGCGCGGCAGGGGCAAAGCGGCCATGTCCTCGACCGTGCGGAACTCCCCCGTCACGCGCACCAGGACCTCCCAGTCGCCCTGCCGGACCGCGCCGCTGGGAACGTTCAGATTCTCGCGCCGCAGAGCGTCCTGGATGTCCAGCACCGACAGGCCCAGGGCGCGCAGGCGGTCCTGGCTCACCTCGACCCGGATCTCCCGGACGCGGCCCCCGGAGACGCTGACCGCGGCCACGCCGGGCACCCGTTCCAGCCGCGGCGTGACCACCTCCTCGGCCAGGCGGCGCAGCTCGTACCCCGAGACCCCTCCGCCCAGGCCCAGGAACACCACCGGCAGAGACCCCACGTCAAACCGCCGGACGGTGGGCGCCCCCGCATCGCGGGGGAGGGTGGCCTTCACCAGATCCACCCGCTGGCGCACCTCGGCCACCGCGCTGTCCAGGTTGGTGCCCAGGACGAACTCGATCCCCACCACCGACGAGCCTTCCCGGGAGGCGGAGATCACCCGGCGCACGTGGGTGAGGGAGCTCACCTGCTCTTCGATGGGGCGGGTGATCAGGGCTTCGACCTCTTCCGGTCCGGCCCCGGGGTAAGGGGTGGCTACGGTCACAAACGGGAACTGGACGTTGGGAAACAGCTCGACCGGCATGCGCGCATACGCCAGCAGGCCCAGGACCAGCAGGGCCGACAGGACCATCAGCACGGCCACGGGGCGGCGGATGGACAGCTCGGCGAGCGACATCAGGGAGTCACCACAACGACCGGCTGCCCGTCGCCGATCTGCTCGGGGCCGAGGGTGATCACCTGCTCTCCTTCCCGCAGGCCGTAGAGGACCTGAACCAGGTGGTCGTGGCGAAGCCCCACCACCACCCGGCGGATCTGCGCGCGACCGTCGCGCACCACCACCACTTCGGTGGCCGCGCCCTCCCGCAGGGCCGAGGACGGCACGAGCAGCACGCCGGTCCGGCGCTCGACCACCACCTCCCCGCGTACCGAGGTGCCGGGCAACACGCCCGGGGGAGGAGATGTGAGCCGGAGGCGCACCCGGGCGGTGCGGCTGACCGGGTCGGCGGCGGGCAGGACCACCCGCACCACCCCGGCCAGTTCCCCCGGCCGATGCCCCGGTGGGCGAGCGGGATCTGGCGGCGCTGCGGTCCGGCCAGTCAGCCCGCCTGCGCTCGGAGGCGGTGCGTATTCCTTGTGGAGAGGCCCTGTCAAGTGGACGATGGCGTGCCCGGATCGCCTCTGGGACCCTTCGGGAAGGCGTGGACGAGTACCGCGCCCATTCCCCAGGTCAGAGCGACGAGAAACGCCAGGCGGCCCGGCCCGGACAGCAGGAACAGCGCCGCCAGAATGGCAGCCCCTACCAGGGTGCTTCCCGCCGGTCCCGGCCTCCACCGGAACGCCTCGGCGAGGCGGCTGCCCACCAGGAGGGCGGTCCCGGCGAGGCCGGCCAGGGCC
This sequence is a window from Armatimonadota bacterium. Protein-coding genes within it:
- a CDS encoding cyclic nucleotide-binding domain-containing protein, whose product is MADPATTLAHLKRVPLFAALPPQDLEFVARSMVERVYEPGATIVRQGEPGMGFFLIAEGRVEVTRDGKRLRELGPGEFFGEMALLEERARTATVTAASRTRCLQLVRWDFRALLREHPDLAIRILEVVVRRLRESPPPPDAD
- a CDS encoding rhomboid family intramembrane serine protease codes for the protein MRLTCPQDDHVLVSQPAPRGVYWRCPACGGRAVGVGLLRRSVAREAVTRIWTAARESPRRPGRRCPSCLRSMAEVRADVGPAVDVCLSCQLVWFDAREYEQIPPAPAADEQPLPPAAREVLATARAEAEAARPPRQFGWDAPEQLWKYLPALLGMPVEYDRQTFRTVPWMTWVLVAFITAFSLRAMADLEYAVRQFGLIPAQWWRHGGLTLLTSFLLHGGIFHLLGNMYFLLVFGDNVEDVLGKVRYLALILLAAAAGDAAHIALDPRSEVPLIGASGGISGVIAFYALQFPRARLGVLFRIFLIYFRWVRMPAYAYVGVWILLQVVGAYLQLTGATSVSALAHLGGVLVGAGFWLAYRRG
- a CDS encoding efflux RND transporter permease subunit, which produces MSLAELSIRRPVAVLMVLSALLVLGLLAYARMPVELFPNVQFPFVTVATPYPGAGPEEVEALITRPIEEQVSSLTHVRRVISASREGSSVVGIEFVLGTNLDSAVAEVRQRVDLVKATLPRDAGAPTVRRFDVGSLPVVFLGLGGGVSGYELRRLAEEVVTPRLERVPGVAAVSVSGGRVREIRVEVSQDRLRALGLSVLDIQDALRRENLNVPSGAVRQGDWEVLVRVTGEFRTVEDMAALPLPRPGASPVRLGDVAEIRDAVKDPDRLTRLDGRESVGLAVYTQADANTVTVADGVRRVVEELRPALPPGVSLVVARDDSVFIRESVADVQGNLLLGAALATAVVFLFLHNLRSTAVIALALPAAIVATYLPMYFAGFSLNVLSLLGLAIAIGLMVDNAIVVTENITRHLEEEVPPAEAARRGAREIELAVMASNLANVAVFLPIAFMRGLVGQFFRQFGLTVAFANLFSILIGFTLTPMLAARWLRPASRAGTPRWAAPFAWWDRAYGRLADRYRTLLAWALDHRAQVLAAAAALFAVSVLVVASPLVGKEFMPSGDSGQFQVDITMPPGASLSQTDRAAAAAERRLRQIPDVASVFTVVGGADTVLGVSEGGSQRAQILVSLIDRSRRSRSVDQVMADLRARIRDVPAAQMKVGAPGVTGGTAPVQVEVTGPDPQVLQRLADRIREIVASTPGTVNVDTTLRPGKTEVLVVLDRVRLAQFGLSTAEVGAQLRTSLAGTSITRFRADGTEYDITVRSEPADRESVARLGAIAVGRVGGAPVRLSDVAVLELRRGPVSIDRLNRQRLVTVTASLHGRPLGAVVDDIRARLTGVTVPPGYMVRFGGEAEFQREAFGDMLFALALGTVLVYMTIAAQFESLLSPLAIMASVPLAGVGVVAMLLLTRTTVSIMSLLGIVMLAGIVVNNAILLIEFVTQQRRQGVPRREALLQAARMRLRPILMTALVSVMGGLPVALGLGISGAEWRRPLGIAVLGGLATSTVLTLVVIPVVYTLLDDLTLVVRRRAPAAAPAVHPVAGASGGEDSRP